In a single window of the Ruminococcus albus 7 = DSM 20455 genome:
- a CDS encoding cadherin-like beta sandwich domain-containing protein: MKIRSFIIALAAASMIPLTAHADTTDTLTVNGSPSVGDTFTVTIRIDSDRNIGYLNSSLEYDENVIEFVDGDAIGGGGLITVYSVPDEDNSFINCVLTFSAVGEGDCNISLTNGYVFSNDGDVLEQPDSSTSVHVDASGEADDSSEEPQQDISRETDDTSSAPVVTEAPSDDSDIQQTSETPSTAAPVVQGYLISLSCSAGALSPDFSYDVFEYTVNADSSCESAELSATAAAFSDTVSFNGGSKLEYGENILTATVTAEDGTENVYTVKVIRAEGNNNASNTGKNNAENKKNTEDKYKKFLNPALAIILVTLIVALFIVLNWTMKIGKRKKK; the protein is encoded by the coding sequence ATGAAAATCAGATCATTCATCATAGCACTTGCTGCTGCATCCATGATACCTCTTACTGCACACGCGGATACTACAGACACGCTGACAGTGAACGGCTCACCATCCGTTGGTGATACCTTCACCGTGACTATTAGGATAGACTCTGACAGGAATATAGGTTATCTTAATTCATCTCTTGAATACGATGAAAATGTCATCGAATTTGTTGACGGAGATGCAATAGGCGGCGGTGGTCTGATAACTGTATATTCAGTTCCCGACGAGGATAACAGTTTTATCAATTGTGTACTCACCTTTTCTGCTGTTGGTGAGGGTGACTGCAATATCTCACTGACCAACGGATATGTTTTCTCAAATGACGGTGACGTTCTGGAGCAGCCTGATTCAAGCACATCCGTCCATGTTGATGCATCAGGTGAAGCTGACGATAGCAGCGAAGAACCACAGCAGGATATTTCCCGGGAAACTGACGATACTTCTTCAGCGCCTGTTGTAACCGAAGCACCTTCAGACGATAGTGACATACAGCAGACCTCCGAAACGCCATCGACTGCTGCACCTGTTGTACAAGGATATCTGATCAGCCTTTCATGCAGTGCAGGCGCACTTTCTCCGGATTTCTCATACGATGTATTTGAGTATACCGTAAATGCAGACAGTTCATGCGAGTCAGCAGAATTATCCGCAACAGCCGCTGCATTTTCAGACACCGTGTCTTTCAACGGAGGGAGCAAACTAGAATACGGTGAAAACATCCTCACTGCTACCGTAACAGCAGAGGACGGTACGGAAAATGTATATACAGTTAAAGTAATCCGTGCCGAGGGCAATAATAATGCAAGTAACACCGGAAAAAACAATGCTGAAAACAAAAAAAACACCGAGGATAAATACAAGAAGTTTCTTAATCCCGCGCTTGCTATCATACTCGTGACCCTGATAGTAGCACTCTTTATTGTTTTAAACTGGACAATGAAGATCGGGAAACGCAAAAAGAAATG
- a CDS encoding polysaccharide deacetylase family protein, with the protein MFRTIKLNKLLLFILLPMIIVICTQVTRSFASREMQQDNTEQHGIPVPIIMYHSITLDNDRCSEYVVSLDQIESDIAYLKENNFTPVFVNDLIRYVNYNGELPDKPVILTFDDGFYNNREYLFGLLKREDIKAVISVVGEYTINASESGERPSAKYSYLSWNDINEMRESGRYEFCNHSSNMHCLDERRGILKRSDETEESYRHALISDIDGMQMLLEKYCSFRPNVFTYPYGFTCEEAEKTIRSLGFEATMGVEEKPNYITKGNSECLYRLNRYNRSGLTDTSSFMKNMLKDF; encoded by the coding sequence ATGTTCAGGACTATCAAGCTTAATAAACTATTGCTTTTTATACTTCTTCCCATGATAATAGTGATATGTACACAGGTGACAAGATCATTCGCATCAAGAGAAATGCAACAGGATAACACCGAACAGCATGGCATTCCGGTGCCGATAATAATGTACCACAGCATTACACTGGATAACGACAGATGCAGCGAATATGTAGTCAGTCTGGATCAGATAGAGAGCGATATAGCCTATCTCAAGGAAAATAACTTTACACCTGTTTTTGTAAACGATCTGATAAGATACGTGAACTATAACGGCGAACTTCCTGACAAGCCGGTAATACTGACATTCGATGACGGTTTTTACAACAACCGTGAATATCTTTTCGGGCTTCTTAAAAGAGAGGATATCAAGGCTGTTATATCTGTTGTGGGGGAGTATACTATCAATGCTTCGGAAAGCGGGGAAAGACCATCTGCAAAATATTCATACCTCAGCTGGAATGATATTAACGAAATGAGAGAAAGCGGAAGATATGAATTCTGCAATCACAGCAGTAATATGCACTGTCTTGATGAAAGACGCGGGATACTGAAAAGATCAGACGAGACCGAGGAAAGCTATCGTCACGCGCTGATAAGCGATATAGATGGTATGCAGATGCTGCTTGAAAAATACTGCAGTTTCCGACCTAATGTATTTACTTATCCATACGGCTTTACCTGTGAAGAAGCAGAGAAAACCATAAGATCACTGGGCTTTGAAGCTACTATGGGTGTAGAGGAAAAGCCTAATTACATAACAAAGGGCAACAGCGAGTGTCTATACAGATTAAACAGATATAACCGTTCAGGACTTACAGATACATCTTCCTTCATGAAAAATATGCTGAAAGACTTTTAA
- a CDS encoding methyl-accepting chemotaxis protein, giving the protein MKSISSKLMLIMFVAAMVIISVLDVVAITAISKTTKDTLMSSAKPLSVQGSKRFDASVQQLVTDVSRSVRSANFSNASGEKEMAEILKSNFPENVRDNITCAVMGDAGQTLYSANESLSAVIKRDDIDKAVQSNEPFISDIYVADSGKGRKQYFYILQSVFKDGKYLAAAAIVDSDVLSDVFVNSAVGSNGFVMLVDKGSNILMHTQHDLGIKRFNPVDEAAGNDSYDNFAEAIKTVSEGREDSGEFTLDGKHYVFGSDASDYFNANLVYAMTPEDFGDATTDTFRSIVILGLILLTFTIISSMFFSRRLSKPIVSATARIRELAQGNLSSPVDVWYSKDELGVLTSSLEETIVCLRQYINLITVSLNQISEGNLCHRMEGTFKGDFQQIKTTFNDILNSLSDTFASINNAAEQVNTGAVQVSNSAQSVSQGSTQQASAIEELSATLKDVAKQVERNANDAKNANTIVTRNADAIGSCNDDMTNMLGAINEIRISSEEISKIIKVIDEIAFQTNILALNAAVEAAREGSKGFGVVADEVRRLASRSAEAAKQTASLIENSSAAVSKGSEIAEKTAESLGSIVHGSEEIQSLVKNISEASETQTEAIAQINTGLVQISSVVSANTSASVGTASASEELSSQSLILKNMIARFKLGEDTKPTSGVMKYDYSVPEEDSSLLKNRVLQITNMGMDDEDGFTDDIDDKY; this is encoded by the coding sequence ATGAAATCGATCAGTTCAAAATTGATGTTAATAATGTTCGTGGCTGCGATGGTGATCATATCAGTTCTCGATGTTGTTGCCATTACTGCTATAAGCAAGACAACTAAGGATACACTGATGAGTTCTGCTAAACCGCTGTCGGTTCAGGGCTCAAAGAGGTTTGACGCTTCTGTTCAGCAGCTTGTAACTGATGTTTCCAGATCGGTCAGATCAGCAAATTTCAGTAATGCCTCCGGCGAAAAGGAAATGGCTGAGATCCTTAAAAGTAATTTTCCTGAAAATGTCAGGGATAATATCACCTGCGCAGTGATGGGTGATGCCGGACAGACCCTTTATAGTGCTAATGAATCCCTTTCAGCGGTCATCAAACGTGATGATATAGACAAGGCAGTTCAGTCCAATGAGCCGTTTATCAGTGATATTTACGTTGCTGACAGCGGCAAGGGCAGAAAGCAGTATTTCTATATACTGCAGTCTGTGTTCAAGGACGGTAAATATCTGGCTGCTGCTGCCATAGTTGATTCTGATGTGCTCAGTGACGTTTTTGTAAACTCAGCTGTCGGAAGCAATGGTTTCGTAATGCTGGTTGACAAAGGTTCAAATATACTGATGCATACTCAGCATGACCTTGGTATAAAGCGCTTCAATCCTGTAGATGAAGCAGCAGGAAATGACAGCTATGATAATTTTGCTGAGGCGATCAAAACTGTTTCTGAGGGCAGAGAGGACTCCGGTGAATTCACTCTTGACGGAAAGCACTATGTATTCGGTTCAGATGCTTCAGACTATTTCAATGCAAATCTTGTCTATGCCATGACTCCCGAGGATTTTGGAGATGCTACTACTGATACTTTCAGGAGCATAGTAATACTCGGTCTGATACTGCTGACCTTCACTATCATAAGCTCCATGTTCTTCTCCAGGCGTCTTTCAAAGCCTATCGTTTCTGCGACCGCACGTATACGTGAACTTGCACAGGGCAATCTTTCTTCCCCTGTTGATGTATGGTATTCCAAGGATGAACTGGGTGTACTTACATCTTCACTTGAAGAAACGATAGTATGTCTGAGACAGTATATAAACCTTATAACTGTATCCCTGAACCAGATATCGGAGGGCAATCTTTGTCACCGTATGGAAGGCACTTTCAAGGGTGATTTCCAGCAGATCAAGACCACTTTCAATGATATACTCAACTCTCTGTCTGATACATTCGCATCTATAAATAATGCGGCAGAGCAGGTTAATACAGGCGCTGTACAGGTGTCAAATTCAGCGCAGTCAGTTTCACAGGGTTCGACCCAGCAGGCATCGGCTATAGAGGAGCTTTCCGCTACTCTGAAGGATGTTGCAAAGCAGGTAGAGCGTAATGCAAACGATGCGAAGAATGCTAATACCATAGTTACCAGAAATGCTGATGCTATCGGCAGCTGCAACGATGATATGACGAATATGCTAGGTGCGATAAATGAGATCAGGATATCTTCAGAGGAGATATCCAAGATAATCAAGGTAATAGACGAGATCGCTTTCCAGACCAATATACTGGCACTAAATGCTGCAGTAGAAGCCGCGCGTGAGGGTTCAAAGGGATTCGGTGTCGTAGCTGACGAAGTAAGAAGGCTTGCATCCCGTTCCGCAGAAGCCGCAAAACAGACAGCTTCACTTATCGAGAATTCATCGGCTGCTGTTTCTAAAGGCTCTGAGATAGCAGAAAAGACTGCAGAATCTCTTGGAAGCATAGTACATGGTTCTGAGGAGATACAGTCGCTGGTTAAGAATATTTCCGAAGCTTCCGAAACACAGACTGAAGCTATCGCACAGATCAACACAGGACTTGTACAGATATCCTCTGTCGTTTCTGCAAATACTTCCGCTTCGGTAGGTACTGCATCTGCCAGTGAGGAGCTTTCCAGCCAGTCACTCATACTCAAGAACATGATCGCAAGATTCAAACTGGGCGAGGATACCAAACCTACCAGCGGTGTGATGAAGTATGATTATTCTGTTCCCGAAGAAGATTCTTCCTTACTGAAAAACAGAGTACTCCAGATCACAAATATGGGTATGGATGATGAAGACGGTTTTACAGACGATATCGACGATAAGTATTGA
- a CDS encoding 6-phosphofructokinase has product MKRRIGILTSGGDCPGLNATIRGVAKACYEKFGEDVEIIGIHDGYYGLINGLCKEMNQSDFSGILTTGGTIFGTKRTPFKMMQVIEDDKVDKVKAMKATYKKQKLDCLLTLGGNGTHKTANLLSSEGLNVIGLPKTIDNDIWGTSVTFGFHTAVDTATDVIDRLHSTANSHGRILVAEIMGNKAGWLTLYSGIAGGADMIVIPEIPYDIEKLAAACERRDSKGFSIMAVAEGAFDKEEAKMKKKERAKLRAEQGITTATARIAKQIEEMTGRETRVCIPGHMLRGGSPSAYDRVLATKFGVHAAELVAKEKYGYAVAMIKEVVSENKLEDVAGKTKFVPEDDQMVKYAKALGVSFGDK; this is encoded by the coding sequence ATGAAGAGAAGGATAGGCATACTCACCAGCGGCGGAGATTGTCCCGGACTCAACGCTACAATCAGAGGCGTTGCCAAAGCGTGTTATGAAAAATTCGGTGAGGATGTTGAGATAATTGGTATACATGACGGTTACTACGGGCTTATAAACGGTCTGTGCAAGGAAATGAATCAGTCTGATTTCTCGGGAATACTCACTACGGGCGGCACTATCTTTGGTACAAAGAGAACTCCGTTCAAGATGATGCAGGTAATTGAAGATGATAAGGTCGATAAGGTAAAGGCTATGAAAGCCACTTATAAAAAGCAGAAGCTGGATTGCCTGTTAACTCTTGGTGGAAACGGCACCCATAAGACCGCCAATCTGCTGTCAAGTGAGGGACTTAACGTTATCGGTCTGCCTAAGACAATAGATAACGATATCTGGGGCACCAGCGTAACTTTCGGCTTTCATACAGCAGTTGATACAGCAACAGATGTAATCGATAGACTTCACTCCACCGCCAACTCCCACGGCCGTATACTTGTGGCAGAGATAATGGGCAACAAGGCGGGCTGGCTGACACTTTATTCGGGTATAGCAGGCGGTGCTGATATGATAGTTATCCCCGAGATACCCTACGATATCGAAAAGCTTGCTGCAGCCTGCGAACGCCGTGATTCCAAGGGATTTTCCATTATGGCTGTAGCTGAGGGCGCTTTCGATAAGGAAGAAGCCAAGATGAAGAAGAAGGAGAGAGCTAAACTCCGTGCTGAACAGGGCATAACCACTGCCACCGCACGTATCGCCAAGCAGATAGAGGAAATGACAGGCAGAGAGACCAGAGTGTGTATACCCGGTCATATGCTCCGCGGCGGTAGCCCATCAGCTTACGACAGAGTACTCGCCACAAAGTTCGGCGTACACGCGGCTGAACTCGTAGCCAAGGAAAAGTACGGCTACGCAGTGGCTATGATAAAGGAAGTAGTATCCGAGAATAAGCTTGAAGACGTTGCAGGCAAAACAAAGTTCGTCCCCGAGGACGACCAGATGGTAAAATACGCCAAAGCACTGGGCGTATCGTTTGGAGATAAGTAA
- the pepT gene encoding peptidase T, with protein MTEVIERFLRYVKIDTQSDEDADTQPSTAKQFDLARLLYKELCDMGAEDVYLDESYCYVYARIPANDGGMRSHTLGFISHIDTSPEASGENVKPRIIENYDGGDITLNEEQGIVLKTSVFPEIKDYIGQSLIVTDGTTLLGADDKAGVAEIMTMAHRLLTDDSIKHGDIAIAFTPDEEIGAGTDNFDLKRFGADYAYTVDGGGIGELEYETFNAASADITVQGVNVHTGEAKNKMINAARIAAEFDSLLPPEQKPEFTEGREGFFHLMNIEGSTESASLSYLIRDHDRVKFEAKKALITKLADILNLRYGEGTVTAEVKDTYYNMREKIEPDFMFLVENVSDCMKKLGVEPKIQPIRGGTDGSSLSFKGLPCPNICTGGHNYHGRYEYCCVESMEKICELLVMLTENV; from the coding sequence ATGACAGAAGTTATAGAAAGATTTTTAAGATACGTAAAGATAGATACGCAGTCCGATGAGGACGCGGATACACAGCCCAGCACTGCAAAGCAGTTCGACCTGGCAAGACTGCTGTATAAGGAACTATGCGATATGGGTGCGGAAGATGTGTACCTCGATGAGTCGTATTGCTACGTATATGCTCGTATTCCTGCCAATGACGGTGGTATGCGTTCGCATACGCTGGGATTCATTTCGCATATTGACACTTCACCCGAAGCATCGGGGGAGAACGTAAAACCACGTATCATCGAAAACTACGACGGCGGTGATATCACACTCAACGAGGAACAGGGGATAGTGCTGAAGACCTCTGTCTTCCCAGAGATAAAGGATTATATCGGTCAGTCGCTGATAGTCACTGACGGCACGACTCTGCTTGGTGCTGACGACAAGGCAGGTGTAGCCGAGATTATGACAATGGCTCACCGCCTGCTTACCGATGACAGCATCAAGCACGGCGATATAGCCATAGCTTTCACCCCCGATGAGGAGATAGGCGCAGGTACTGATAATTTCGACCTTAAAAGGTTCGGGGCTGACTATGCCTACACCGTTGACGGCGGTGGTATCGGCGAGCTTGAATACGAGACCTTCAATGCGGCATCTGCTGATATAACTGTGCAGGGCGTGAATGTGCATACGGGTGAAGCCAAGAACAAGATGATAAACGCCGCACGTATCGCGGCAGAGTTTGACAGCCTTCTGCCCCCCGAACAGAAACCCGAATTCACCGAGGGCAGGGAAGGGTTCTTCCACCTCATGAACATCGAGGGCAGCACCGAAAGCGCGTCACTTTCATACCTTATCCGCGACCACGACAGGGTGAAGTTTGAAGCGAAAAAAGCCCTTATCACGAAGCTTGCGGATATCCTGAACCTGAGATACGGCGAGGGCACCGTCACCGCCGAGGTCAAGGATACCTACTACAATATGCGCGAGAAGATAGAGCCCGATTTCATGTTCCTTGTGGAGAATGTTTCCGACTGCATGAAAAAGCTGGGGGTCGAACCGAAGATACAGCCTATCCGCGGCGGCACCGACGGTTCAAGCCTTTCATTCAAGGGTCTGCCCTGCCCGAATATTTGCACAGGGGGACACAACTACCACGGCAGATACGAATACTGCTGTGTTGAGTCTATGGAAAAGATATGTGAACTTCTGGTCATGCTGACCGAGAACGTATAA
- the nadE gene encoding NAD(+) synthase — translation MSNFDAKKVKDEVIKWIREYFEANATPTTKAVLGISGGKDSSVAAALCVEALGKDRVIGVLMPQGEQFDIDCSKKLVSHLGIKSYEINVGSTVSALLGEIGNALEVSEQARVNTPPRIRMSTLYAVAACVGGRVVNTCNMSEDWVGYSTKFGDAAGDFSPLSELCVREVIAIGDELGLPYELTHKTPIDGLCGKTDEDNLGFTYAELDSYIRKETDLSDKPELKARIDGMHARNLHKLLPMPKFEYDPE, via the coding sequence ATGAGCAATTTCGATGCAAAAAAGGTCAAGGACGAAGTTATCAAATGGATAAGAGAGTATTTTGAGGCGAACGCAACCCCCACAACAAAGGCTGTACTCGGTATCTCGGGCGGCAAGGACAGTTCCGTAGCTGCAGCGCTTTGCGTTGAAGCACTGGGCAAGGACAGAGTTATCGGTGTGCTGATGCCACAGGGTGAGCAGTTCGATATTGACTGCAGCAAAAAACTGGTTTCACATCTGGGTATAAAAAGCTACGAGATAAACGTGGGAAGTACAGTTTCCGCACTGCTGGGCGAGATCGGCAATGCTCTTGAAGTTTCTGAGCAGGCTAGGGTGAATACTCCCCCGAGAATAAGAATGTCCACACTTTACGCAGTTGCTGCCTGTGTTGGCGGTCGTGTGGTGAACACCTGCAATATGTCCGAGGACTGGGTGGGCTACTCCACAAAATTCGGTGATGCCGCAGGCGATTTCAGCCCCCTCTCCGAACTCTGTGTACGTGAGGTCATAGCTATTGGCGATGAGCTGGGTCTCCCCTACGAGCTTACACACAAAACGCCTATCGACGGTCTTTGCGGAAAGACTGACGAGGACAATCTGGGATTTACCTATGCAGAGCTTGACAGCTACATCAGAAAGGAGACAGACCTCTCCGACAAGCCTGAGCTGAAAGCCCGTATCGACGGTATGCACGCAAGAAATCTGCACAAGCTTCTGCCCATGCCGAAATTTGAATATGACCCCGAATAA